In the genome of Melopsittacus undulatus isolate bMelUnd1 unplaced genomic scaffold, bMelUnd1.mat.Z mat_scaffold_49_arrow_ctg1, whole genome shotgun sequence, the window gtcaccaagcacctggttgtttttcatgtgccctagcatgccttccaagagaatctgctcccagatgttgccaggcacagaggtgacactgactgctctgtaattccctgggtcatccattttacccttcttgaacatggggcttgtatttccctttttacagtcatcgggagcttcacctgactgccatgattgtTCAAATaggatggacagtggcttagcagcttcatttgccagctccttcaggacctgcagatggatttcatcaggtcccatggacttgtgcacgttcaggttcttaagatggtctcgagccagatcctctcctacagtgggcctaaggtcttcattctccacTTTTTACCTTTAAGGGGAACCACCTGAAGTCTTAACCATGCTTTCCCAAAGAATCTtagagaataacagaatcatagaactgtttggattggaaagaacctaaagatcatctagttccaacaccctgccacaggcagggacacctcacacaagatCATGGTGCTCAAGCcacgtccaacctggccttgaacactgccagggatggaccattcaccactgctttgggcaacctgtgccagtgcctcaccacccacacagggaacaatttcttccttctagctaacctgaacttcctctgtttcactttaagcccatcaccccttgtcctattgctaccgGCCCTGatcaagagtccctccccagcatccttgtaggccccttcagatgctggaaggctgctatgaggtctccacgcagccttctcttctccaggctgaacagccccaactttctcagcctgtctttgtacagcagctgctccatcccccttagcatcctcatggccctcctctggatttgctccaacagctctagGTCCTTctggtgaggacaccagaactctacccagtgctccaagtgtgggtctcatgagagcagagtggaggagcaggatcacctaccttgacctcctggtcatgctggtggtgatacagcccaggacacagggggtttctgggctcaagcccatgctgaagccagctcatgttctgacccccaggcccttctcctcgggctgctctgaatcacttctccctgcagcctgtagctgtgcttgggattgccctgacccaggggcaggagctgcactcggctttgctgaacttcaggaggttggtcacctctccagcatgtccaggtccctctggatgccatcccttccctccagcacgctgactgcaccacacagctcggtgtcctcagcaaacttgctgagggtgctcgatcccactgtctgtgtcaccaacaaagatgttgaacagggtctgccccaacaccgacccctgagagacaccattcctcactggtctccagttggacatagAGCCACTGACCGCAGCTCTCTGCgtgcagtcatccagccaattccttgtcCACCGGGTGTCCATCCAGCAAATTCACGTCTCTcccatttagagacaaggacgtcGTGTGGGAGGatgttaaatgacatttatttgctcCAGAGAGCACGAACGTGGCAGGAAGGGCCGGGGGCAGCTGCTCACTTGCGGGGGGAGGGCAGGCCCCGGAGGTGGTAGATCCAGGagcccccagggcaggagaccaccagcctgctggtgacaggagcCGGGCCGCCCGCGAAGGAGACGgtgatggtggtgctgctcttggCGCGCAGCACCTCGGGGGCCCTGACGGTGAAGCCCGGGTGCTTCACTGCGTATTGGAACGCCGTGGCCTTCCGGAAGAcgttcctgaaggagatggaggtggtgccgccggctgggatgaggaaggggcCCTGGGCTTCAGGGGGCAGCGCAAGGCCAATGAGTGGGATGCAGTACTGCCCGCccaatgcagagctgagctgcagcgtgGCCTTGGCTTCGCCCAGCTGGCAGGGCTCAAAGGTCACTTCCACGCTCAGGTCCgagcccccagcactggcgGGTGCCGCACTGATGGATTTTGCCGTCTGGAAGTCGGCACAGTCGGTCTGTGCAGGGGAGACAAGAGACCATGGGGGGTGGgtcacaacagcagagccagcacatCGGGAAGAACACGATGGTCCCCTGGCCCTGGCCTGGCCCACCCACACCACACTCCTGGTGAGTGCCTGCGGGGAATGGGCACGAGAACTGTGCAAACGTGCCCAGCAGGGACAACCCTGCACCCAAGCCCCAAGACACCCGACTGCCAGAcctgggctgcaagggggaaGCAAGCCCAGGCACCGTGGcgcctgcagaagcagctccaaCCAGGGCAGCAGACACGGGCCCGCAAGGGAGGACAGTGCAGCTGGTGACAAGCCCACACCAGTGGGAAGACCCCTGGGCTCACATGGccaccctggctctgccacGCCAAGCCAGAGGCACTTGGAGCCCTTGGTggagagggctggtgctggccagaggagctgcctcccagccagaGCCCCGGCAGCCGCGCTCACCTGTACGAGGTACTCGGTCTTCTGCTGGGCAAAATGCCGTATTTTGGTGGTGATGGTCTGACGGGAGCCCAGCCTGGTGCGGAAATACACGGGCTTCTCTGGCCTGCTCCAggtggctttcagctgcagcGTGTAAAACAGAGAGCCCAAGTcgctgctctggagcaccagCTGCCCGCTGCTCTCACCCGTCTGCAGGGGCTGATACTCCAAGACAAGATccgcctgggaggaaggaaggaaaaagccactttgtcaggcagaggcagggaacacGTGTGCCTGACAAGGGgcagctggtccctgctgtgctcaggcagtgccagaaGGCTGGGCTGCCTTCCCCGCTCTGACTCCCCTCTCTCGGGCACAGCCTTGCTCCTTCTGGGGGACGGTTCACTTAGGGACAGATCCCAACAGCTCACAGCCCTCCAGCATgatgccagaagcttcccaccATAAAAagcccctgtgctcccccaggGCACACACCACTTCCTCTCAATCCAGGCTGCAGACAACCTGGCCATGGGCTGAGGCTTGTCCTGCAGccactcacagctggaagcACCACACTAAATGAGGGgcacgtggcacaaggacctgcCACGTGAGGCCCACTTGCAGCGTGTTCcagggggcagcagggcaggctccaCCAGCGCAGGATGATGCCCACTGGGGATATTCTCGCACACTGCTCCCTCTCTAGATCATCGGCAGGGAGCTGCCACCACGGAAGGAAGCCCCACATGGCTCCTTTCAGGCATCACCCTTCAAGAGCATCCcctccagccaggagcagggagagcagagggagccgGAGGAGCTTTGCCCCTACCTTCGACTGTGCAGGGACAGTAAAGTGCTGGGGAACGCTGACGTCGGGCACTTTGCAGTTGATGTCAAACGTCACCGGGACAGGCAGAGGGTTGTCCACCTTGACGCTGGAGGACACTCTCTGCCGAACAGCGGTGCTCATTTGAACAGtgcccatgggtcctgaagccACCACCTTGAAAGTCACCATGTGGAACAAGTACTCTCCGGTTGTCTCATTGAGGAAGGTCAcctaaatcagacagaaagggaagggctgctcattccacacatgaaaacagacccaaaaGAGCCCACTGAGCTCAGCGCCCTGCTTCCAGGAATGGCTGTGAGCACCCACCGAGGAAGAGCACAAGACCACAGAAAGCACGTGCGGTATTTCATAGGACCTGTGCACGTGGAGGTATGAAGAGGCATGTAGCTTCTCGGtgagccaacagctccttgaAGGGCCCTGCAGACCAGTGTCCTCACTTACCTTTGCCCTGAAGACTCCTTCTTTGTAGGAGAGGAAGGTGAGCTGGTAGTCCTTCTTCGCAGAGCTTGGCACGTCCATGTAGGaacacccctgcagcacagaactgctttccaggtTCTCTGGTTTGAGCATGTCAATAATCACCAGGAACCTGTGGGTGAGAAGGACACAGTGAAGGTCAACACGAAGGACTCCCATAGGATACCCATCGTGTGGGGGTACAATACAGCCCCTCTCACCCTCAGTGCCTCAGGCACAGGGCACCAGCTCTCATCCCCCTTGGAGGAAAGCCCTCCATgtgcctctgcacaggcagaacgTGGGTATGGGCAGACACGGCCAAGGAGGGGGACAAGCTTTCAGGAAGGAGCTTCCAGGCACTTCTACACTTCCTGGGCTGGACTCACCTCTGTGGTCTGTGCAgccagttggacacagggatgagctcCGTGTGGCACTTCCTGCATGGAACCTGCCGGGAAATGGCCCCTGAACACCTGGgggcttcagcagttccttccaGGTGGTAGCGTAAGCCTGTCCCGTCcggcagggggaagaagatggagccctACAGACAACGAATAGGACAAGTCGGCTCTGGAGCACCCCTGGCCAGCCCCAGGCCTcaggctctcactgcagcaacTTCCAGCAcgcccagctggcagagctctgcctgcagccctgtcccgtgcaggaggaggcaccagcatcgcacctgctcagagctggttgTGAGTGGGTGCATGGCCCACAGGacatggcacagctacaggacacagaggcagcatctctgggcaaagcaaggagacacgggccctgcagcagagctgctctgcacatcccaaCACTCCCTTACTGGCCACACTCACCTGGGCACgtccctgccagcctgtgctcatgcagggacagccctgggcagggggtgCCCGTCCCTCATGAGCTCCATTGCCTCAGTCCTGCTGGCCTTAGCcccaacagcactgcccagACAGCAGCCTCTAAGCTGGCACAACAGGGGCCCACCAGCCGTGGGCCATGGAAAGCTCATATCCATGATCATTCTGGGTGCCCGTGGATCCCAGACACCTGcctctgccatctcctctgcctccatagcagctgaaagctgcaagacTCCTCACGCAGGCTCTACGTTAAAGACATGCTGAGCACGTGCAACCCTAAGGGCACAGatctgctgagcaccctggagaTGGAGACCAGAAATCTCTGACCTCATTTCTGGCCTACTGTAAGGTCAGCTGGAGCGGGACAAGGAcccggcagctccagcaccccagagccCTTCTGAACTGACCCCTTGTGGCACAGAAAACATTGCAGAGGGGCCAGTCACCCCCATGTGCCCAGCCTGAGACCTGCAGGAAGGgctcctcccacagctcctgcatgacTGTCAAGAGATCTCTCTCGTTTCCCACTTGCCTGTTCACGGCCAGGAGggcactgagaaactgcagggcagctttgcccttcttgctccctgcaagctgcacaaggacagGCACAAGTGGTTGTGCCCAGGGCTCGGAGAGCCTGTGCAGCCGTGCGCTGAGCGTGGGGGTCTCTGAGCCCCCTGGGCTGCCACAAGCAGCCACCAGGAGCTGCGcagaacaaacttcatttcttggcCTTCAGAAAGCCTGGCTCTTTAGGTCAGCTGCTCCAACACGTTTGGTGTCAGGCCCGAGTTCCCATCTGCCCTTTGCCCGTGCCTGGCCCCCagccaccacaaaacccagcttccaacagagggcacaggacaccttcagcttggacaggacctctgaaggtcatctcggccaacctcctgcccaaagcagggtgagctacAAGGGTCATGCCATGAGGGTCAGCACACGCTGGCACAGCTCACGTACCTGgtgcttcttgttctcagagCTCATGGTTAGGGGTCTGTAGGTGACCTggtagaccttttctttttgcctggccTCCAGATGGATAAATTCAGGccctttccagtatttcccctcaatgatgggctgcagggtccagGCCTCGCTGCTCGGGTTGGACAGGAGGAtggtctggctctgcctctcacGCACATGGCAGCTGAAAGTCAGTGTCTgtaacagaggagcacagaggctgctgggtcGTACCCACAACCCTTCCCACTCTTCTCACgctggctctgcaccaggacctggagcacagggagcagcttttccttgtcacatgcaaaaattaCGCTTTGGCCATAGCTTTTGGAGTAAATCAAGCTGGTTGCTCttgaagaagggagcagaacaagcCTTTCACATGCTGGGTGAAAGGAAACGGGGAGTCCTGAAAGGAAACTCCTGTGCAAGGACAagatctgcagccacacagccccttccttcgtgggcaggaggaagagctcCACGCTCTCTTTGGGAGCAAGAGCCAACAGCTCCCagactgccccatcccagggactGGATGCAGATGCCTTGCCCCTTCCTACTGCTGAATGCCCTCCCCTGTCCCAGCAGGGGGgagaagtgtggctgcaggtgcagtgctgggatacatggcatgggtgctgcagtgcagagccaggacagctgagctgctcactggaggagcagcaccttgaacaggggagaaaggcaatgacagggctcaggaattctggcaatcctgcccagcagtttctctctgggATACCCCAGCACCAGCGAGTCTGTGCTGACAAGTGTCCTTcagttcctgccctgggagAAATGTGGTGCAGATGCTGGGGTCCAGGGgcccatcctgtccctgctgcgtTACCTCTTTGGGGCCAGGGGCCTCCACGCAGGATCCTGCCAGCGTAAGCCGCAGcgcctcactgccctggatgaaGCACCGCAGCCCCTCGTACTggacagcctggctcagcttcGAGGGGCGGAAGGTCACAACCAAGGGGACATCCATCCCTGGGCTGATGTAACCCTTTGTGGGGCTGATGGAAAAGTCTGGCTTGAAGCTCTCCACGTCCCACATAAACCTTGCCgaggaaagcacaaggacaggaaagaaggattagCCACGGGgagctgtgaaggcagtgtaAGCCTCAGTGTGAGGCTCCAAGTCTCTCGTGGGCTTTCCCACCACATCTCAGGCTGACACTGAGCCACCTGGCAATAAGGCTTCAGGCTGGGCAGGACCTGCTGCTTTACCTGACTCTCGTGTCGCCCGCGTTCCGCATGACGACGCGCCGGCACGTGTAGCTCTGCTGCACCACGGctccaaagctgagctggtcCTGGTCCAGGCTCAcgaggctgccctggcaggagccCCGCACCACACAGAGGGAGCGCACCAGCCCGCggcactccagcagcacttctCCGCTGAACGGCTGCATGCGGCGCTTCGGGGAGAAGGTCACCTCCACTTTGCAGgtgtctcctctgcccttcagctttagatccttgctgggcttcaagcacagaacCTACCCGAAGAAACGAGTGGAGACTATTTCATCTGGCAAGTGAGCTGTGGAGcctccctcaccacactcagggaagaggcttccaattcctcttctgtccccaccagcactgccccagtcccacTCATTCCCTCCTAGGCATTCCTAGGGAATACCAAAGGTGTTTTCTACCATGTGTCCACCTGGTCACGGCGAGGTCAACTCTGTCTTCTAAAGCTTTCACATACGttccaacagagctgcaactcTCCCTCTTTCAAGATTCACCTCCCTCACCTTTCCACATCTAAAACACATGGCTGCATCCTGATGGATGTGTCTAAAACAGGCTAGAGGAATTGTGCCGCCTTCTCACTTCTGGCTCTCAGGGAGTCCTggcacccagctcagctgaagcattcgcactgcaggcatctgctgccagagcagtgccagcaggcaggacagggcaggcacaggcagccagggcagcccacACCTGAGTCATTACCTACTagctcccacccacagcagctcagcgctccctgcaggcacaccaaagtgctctgcagagaaggaacggGCCTTACCCCAGCTTCCTGCAACTCTGGCACGGTGGACGTGACCCTCAGCTTAAAGGTGAGAGGGGCTGCACTCTTGTTGGCTACGGTGACCATCTTCTTCACCGTCTGTCCAATGCAGACGTTTCCCAGCTTCACCACCTTTCCTGGTGGATCCACAACGTCAACCTGAGGCGGTAGGGATTGATAtcaaggaaagaaggagaaaaggctttctgccactctagtggcagaaacccaaaccatgggaggctggggaagagatgaggaaatgagaaaaccatgCCGGTTGCCACCTGGAGTTTTAGCCTTTAGATTTCatctcaccttcatttttatgccCCTTCCTTGGGCCTCAGCATTCAGCTTCTCTCCCGGGGCACACGGAGGCAGCAACAAGCTGTTGGGGCTGTTGTCATCTTTTGGTGTCCGTAGGGGCtgtgcacagagggaagagaaaccatAGGCAGGATGAGTTTCTTGACCTTCACCATGTGAGCAGGCTCCCCAGCCGAGCCATCCCCTCccacattccttccccccaggggcagggattatccaagtccctctgcagcctgccagcagagctggctaacCCTGGAAGGCCACCAGGCTTTGCCCTGCGCACTGCCCCCGTCTCCCTGCACAAGCCTGGCCATGCTGGAGTGCTGGGAATCTACAGAGTGTGCACAGACCTtccccctcacctgctcctcagcaaggtgctgctgctcaaactgcactgagtaaacctcacagggcttcttcaccaccactgtcccctcttccccatggctctggggcagcagcggtcccagctccagctctgcggGGATGGACTCCAGCCGTGGCTCCAGACCACGTCCCAAGACCGGCACCTGCAGGCGTTGGCTGCTCTGGCAAATCTGGATCTGCAGCTCGCCCCggtagcacttctgcaaagaagcagcacagaaagctcctccgtgaagccccagctgacagcacctCCAAGTCAACAATCGCCCAGGGTCAGGGGTCTTGTCAGCACCTCCAAGCTGAacccaaaacaggtatttacttAGAGCAGGGGctacagcatctgcatggctctcaggaactgcagcgagtcctgctctggagcataACTGGACAGTTGGCTC includes:
- the LOC117438578 gene encoding hydrocephalus-inducing protein-like, translated to MPASRSTAGTEGLSSQTKETSRHWFVCAAGSLASGQQCHVQVRFSPTEEKCYRGELQIQICQSSQRLQVPVLGRGLEPRLESIPAELELGPLLPQSHGEEGTVVVKKPCEVYSVQFEQQHLAEEQPLRTPKDDNSPNSLLLPPCAPGEKLNAEAQGRGIKMKVDVVDPPGKVVKLGNVCIGQTVKKMVTVANKSAAPLTFKLRVTSTVPELQEAGVLCLKPSKDLKLKGRGDTCKVEVTFSPKRRMQPFSGEVLLECRGLVRSLCVVRGSCQGSLVSLDQDQLSFGAVVQQSYTCRRVVMRNAGDTRVRFMWDVESFKPDFSISPTKGYISPGMDVPLVVTFRPSKLSQAVQYEGLRCFIQGSEALRLTLAGSCVEAPGPKEGRN
- the LOC117438577 gene encoding hydrocephalus-inducing protein-like → MRAGALCLRFLVIIDMLKPENLESSSVLQGCSYMDVPSSAKKDYQLTFLSYKEGVFRAKVTFLNETTGEYLFHMVTFKVVASGPMGTVQMSTAVRQRVSSSVKVDNPLPVPVTFDINCKVPDVSVPQHFTVPAQSKADLVLEYQPLQTGESSGQLVLQSSDLGSLFYTLQLKATWSRPEKPVYFRTRLGSRQTITTKIRHFAQQKTEYLVQTDCADFQTAKSISAAPASAGGSDLSVEVTFEPCQLGEAKATLQLSSALGGQNVFRKATAFQYAVKHPGFTVRAPEVLRAKSSTTITVSFAGGPAPVTSRLVVSCPGGSWIYHLRGLPSPRK